One stretch of Cydia pomonella isolate Wapato2018A chromosome 24, ilCydPomo1, whole genome shotgun sequence DNA includes these proteins:
- the LOC133531186 gene encoding mitogen-activated protein kinase kinase kinase kinase 5, with protein MAHSGGVLSSDISRRNPQDEYELIQRIGSGTYGDVYKAKRLNGNGELAAIKVIKLEPGDDFAIIQQEILMMKDCRHPNIVAYYGSYLRRDKLWISMEYCGGGSLQDIYHVTGPLTELQIAYMCRETLMGLSYLHSMGKMHRDIKGANILLTECGDVKLADFGVSAQITATINKRKSFIGTPYWMAPEVAAVERKGGYNQLCDIWACGITAIELAELQPPMFELHPMRVLFLMSKSGFKPPQLKERERWSQLFHAFLKLALTKNPKKRPTADKLLQHAFFQQDMNKRLAIELLQKYSNPPSVCNNSEMDDDGAVSNVPQRIASKHTGRGQGLGRRVPEQAAGAPRARPRSLLTDHVVPERDLSSGRVRMEEERAARRGGYDDSPVIDLDADEEPARARLLAFSGEPERADTVKRVSVHHRQPSEDWSVKSLMTCPKHNPLTPEMANDTMPNSENKWCRVITGDDIMRMSLRSLLQYIDEELMLRATLPMTADTAAMSQAAGLSVHDQHLSQCIQLKQNFLNNSTTNIYQNLASNYQTPINASRVSIDDPLCRRMGETDIMFADQPGSESIVESPQIRNSNCECGLCPKPEPRDNNTLSDLQRSVASKCSCDACNSNADILSYYRNCSNHNSDSGIVYCDTCKKQKISISNFKALQIANRLQIADKVENGSTSDDDLCRKIDISMTDDTQEHRKRHNRHNSESTVGIDLSQFCQCELESTKRKTSSVDEIFKMAEGDVKQEAPEEDKYSQRQRSLSDSQRDKAKVETKALDTPPVPPRRARARRAHTPPRPAPNGLPPTPKVHMGACFSKVFNGCPLRINCTASWINPDTRDQHILIGAEEGIYTLNLNELHETAMDQLCPRRTIWLHVIQDVLMSLSGKTPSLYRHELLALIGARGNKSLRVLPPRLLPRRFSLTTRVPDTRGCTRCAVARNPYNGYKYLCGATPHGLFLMQWYDPLHKFMLLKNIECVLPSPLLVFELVVAPELEYPLVCVGAVRRPLRLCLLNINSGATWFHSDELNICGGSNTVLPRGERLHTLRAVHQIDKDTVLVCHENVVDIIPVLPPALDTRREDEKRKNKLLPRIEFDFNIDSILCLADSVLAFHRHGVQGRSLRHADVTQEITDESRAYRLRGSDKVVVLESHLLQSNTLSGDDGNDLYILAGHEASY; from the exons GCGAAACGTCTCAACGGGAACGGGGAGCTTGCCGCCATCAAGGTGATCAAGCTCGAGCCAGGGGATGACTTCGCCATCATCCAGCAGGAGATCCTCATGATGAAGGACTGCAGACACCCCAACATAGTGGCGTACTACGGCTCGTATCTCAGGAGAGATAAGCTGTGGATCTCTATGGAGTACTGTGGGGGAGGCAGTCTGCAG GACATCTACCACGTGACGGGCCCGCTGACCGAGCTGCAGATAGCCTACATGTGTCGGGAGACGCTCATGGGGCTGTCGTATCTACACAGCATGGGCAAGATGCATCG GGACATAAAAGGCGCAAACATCTTGCTAACGGAATGTGGGGATGTCAAGCTGGCGGATTTCGGGGTCTCAGCTCAGATCACAGCCACCATCAACAAGCGCAAGTCCTTCATCGGGACGCCATATTGGATGGCGCCGGAG GTGGCAGCAGTAGAAAGAAAAGGCGGCTACAACCAGCTGTGCGACATCTGGGCGTGCGGCATCACGGCCATCGAGCTGGCGGAGCTGCAGCCGCCCATGTTCGAGCTGCACCCCATGAGGGTGCTGTTCCTCATGTCCAAGTCGGGCTTCAAGCCGCCGCAGCTGAAGGAGCGCGAGCGCTGGTCGCAACTGTTCCACGCTTTCCTTAAGTTGGCGCTTACTAAGAACCCGAAGAAGAGGCCTACAGCTGATAAGCTGCTGCAG CACGCATTCTTCCAGCAAGACATGAACAAGCGGCTGGCCATAGAGTTGTTGCAGAAGTACTCCAACCCGCCCAGCGTGTGTAATAACTCGGAAATGGACGATGATGGG GCCGTTTCAAATGTGCCGCAGCGTATCGCCTCCAAGCACACGGGGCGCGGGCAGGGGCTCGGGCGCCGCGTGCCGGAGCAGGCGGCcggcgcgccgcgcgcgcgcccgcgctcGCTGCTCACCGACCACGTCGTGCCCGAGAGGGACCTCTCTTCTGGACGC GTTCGCATGGAAGAGGAGCGGGCAGCGCGGCGAGGTGGCTACGACGACTCGCCGGTCATCGACCTGGACGCCGACGAGGagccggcgcgcgcgcggctGCTCGCCTTCTCCGGCGAGCCGGAGCGGGCTGACACCGTCAAGCGAG tttCAGTGCACCACAGACAACCGAGCGAAGATTGGAGCGTGAAATCTCTCATGACCTGCCCGAAACACAACCCGCTAACTCCAGAAATGGCCAACGACACGATGCCCAACAGTGAAAA CAAGTGGTGTCGGGTGATCACGGGTGATGATATTATGAGAATGAGTCTGAG GAGCCTCTTGCAATATATAGACGAAGAATTAATGCTCAG GGCAACACTACCGATGACAGCGGACACCGCCGCCATGTCCCAAGCGGCCGGCCTGTCAGTCCACGACCAACATCTATCTCAATGCATCCAGCTAAAACAAAACTTCTTAAACAATTCTACTACAAACATATATCAGAATTTAGCTTCGAACTATCAGACTCCCATAAACGCTTCTAGAGTATCTATAGACGATCCGCTGTGCAGGCGAATGGGGGAAACAGACATAATGTTCGCCGACCAACCCGGCAGCGAATCCATAGTAGAATCACCACAGATAAGAAACTCCAACTGTGAATGTGGACTATGCCCTAAGCCGGAACCTAGAGACAATAACACTTTGAGCGACTTACAAAGATCTGTCGCTTCCAAATGTTCATgcgacgcttgcaactccaacGCTGATATATTAAGCTATTACAGAAATTGTTCGAATCATAATTCTGACTCTGGTATAGTTTATTGTGATACATGTAAGAAACAAAAGATATCTATATCTAACTTCAAAGCGCTGCAGATAGCTAATAGACTTCAAATAGCGGACAAAGTCGAAAACGGGTCAACATCAGACGACGATCTATGTCGGAAAATCGATATAAGTATGACAGATGATACTCAAGAGCACAGGAAACGACATAACAGGCATAACTCTGAATCTACAGTCGGTATAGATCTAAGTCAGTTCTGTCAGTGTGAGTTGGAAAGTACGAAGAGAAAGACGTCATCTGTGGACGAGATATTCAAGATGGCGGAAGGGGATGTGAAACAGGAAGCGCCGGAAGAGGATAAATATAGTCAGAGGCAGAGGAGTTTGTCGGACAGTCAGAGGGATAAAGCCAAGGTGGAGACGAAAG CCCTGGACACGCCGCCCGTGCCgccgcggcgcgcgcgggcgcggcgcgcgcacaccccgccgcgccccgcgcccaaCGGCCTGCCGCCCACGCCCAAGGTGCACATGGGCGCCTGCTTCTCCAAG GTGTTCAACGGTTGTCCGCTCAGGATAAACTGCACTGCGTCGTGGATCAACCCGGACACCCGAGACCAGCACATACTCATTG GTGCGGAGGAGGGCATATACACACTGAACTTGAACGAACTCCACGAGACGGCGATGGACCAGCTGTGTCCGCGGCGAACAATATGGCTACACGTCATACAAGATGTTTTAATGTCGCTATCAG GCAAAACGCCATCGCTGTATCGGCACGAGCTGCTCGCCCTCATCGGTGCGCGCGGGAACAAGTCGCTACGGGTGTTGCCGCCGCGCCTCCTGCCGCGACGGTTCTCGCTCACTACGAGGGTGCCAGACACTAGAG GCTGCACGCGCTGCGCGGTGGCGCGCAACCCGTACAACGGCTACAAGTACCTGTGCGGCGCCACCCCGCACGGCCTCTTCCTCATGCAGTGGTACGACCCGCTGCACAAGTTCATGCTGCTCAAG AACATAGAGTGCGTGCTGCCGAGCCCGCTGCTGGTGTTCGAGCTGGTGGTGGCGCCGGAGCTGGAGTACCCGCTCGTGTGCGTGGGCGCCGTGCGCCGCCCGCTGCGGCTGTGCTTGCTCAACATTAATTCAG GTGCGACGTGGTTCCACTCGGACGAGCTGAACATCTGCGGCGGCAGCAACACGGTGCTGCCGCGCGGCGAGCGGCTGCACACGCTGCGCGCCGTCCACCAGATTGATAAGGATACG GTGTTGGTGTGTCACGAGAACGTGGTTGATATCATTCCGGTGCTGCCGCCCGCGCTGGACACGCGGCGGGAGGACGAGAAACGGAAGAACAAACTGCTGCCGAGGATAGAATTCGACTTCAATATTGATAGTATAT TGTGCCTGGCGGACTCGGTGCTGGCGTTCCACCGGCACGGCGTGCAGGGCCGCTCGCTGCGGCACGCGGACGTCACGCAGGAGATCACCGACGAGAGCCGCGCCTACCGCCTAAGGGGGAGCGACAA GGTCGTGGTGCTGGAATCCCACCTGCTGCAAAGCAACACGCTCTCCGGCGACGACGGGAACGACCTCTACATACTCGCGGGCCACGAGGCCTCCTACTAG